In Citrus sinensis cultivar Valencia sweet orange chromosome 3, DVS_A1.0, whole genome shotgun sequence, the sequence CAGAAGAGAAAAGAGCAAGGCAAACCCTATGATAAGCCCAATATAGTCACTGGAGCTAATGTGCAGGTGAATTTTAGATTGTTGCCAAgcacacaattttttataaattaaatttggtttTGTGCATTTGTGGTGTTAGCAATGTCTTGCATGAACTACGGCTGTTGTTTTGTAACAACGAGATTTTATTGTTGAGCTTAATGTTTCACATGGCTTATGCAGGTATGCTGGGAGAAATTTGCGAGGTACTTTGAGGTTGAGCTGAAGGAGGTGAAACTGGAACAGGGATATTATGTGATGAATCCTGTGAAAGCTGTTGAGTTGGTAGATGAGAACACCATTTGTGTTGCAGCCATTCTGGGATCAACCTTGACGGGAGAATTTGAGGATGTTAAGCTTCTTCATGACCTCCTCACCAAAAAGAATGAGGAGACCGGTTGGGACACCCCCATTCATGTTGATGCTGCTAGCGGCGGATTTATTGCTCCTTTTCTCTATCCAGACCTTGAATGGGATTTCCGTTTGCCACTGGTGAAGAGCATTAATGTCAGTGGTCACAAGTACGGCCTTGTATATGCAGGTGTTGGCTGGGTTGTCTGGAGGACCAAAGATGACTTGCCGGATGAACTTGTCTTTCACATCAACTACCTTGGATCTGATCAACCGACTTTCACCCTCAACTTCTCAAAAGGTAATACACATACATATCTGCGCATATGTTCATTTCATATATCAACTAAGCATTTCTCCATCCACGCGTGTGCATAAGTTTACGCTTTCTCatcattataaatataacagtATGTTTAAAGGATAATTTTGCTACTAGATAACtcggattttattttctaatatgtgaAGCACTTATGGAGATATTGCATCTTGTTTCTAGAATTTCCATGGCATACAGATCAATTGGTGATTTTCACaagcttttttatttgtgtaatCTTTTCATAAAGGCATGTATATAATAAAGATATGGTTTTTGACTATATAACGctaaaatatgttttaagtTGAGCACACGCAATTTATTTAACTTCTTGTTCGTCTTTATCAGACaatgattttaaattctttttagatGCTTTAGTTATAAATTATTGCAGATTAGATGTGTATGCATGCATAAAGAAGTGGGAATCCACACACCCTAAATCATGCAGCCAcctcaatattaaaatgaaagctCAAACCTGCCACCACTATGAGTGGTATCACATTTATGCGGTAACATAGCCTTGCAAACGCAGCCACTAATCCCCAGCTAAAAAGCTGGAACAGACAAAATGATTGAAGGTAAGGGGCACGTGCTCGGGGGCAAGGCCATTTGTTAAGGTTTAGGAAGGAAAGTAAGTTTTAAGTatgattttaaagttttaaacacacAATTCAAGGCTATTCTTACAGctaaactttaaattttaaactatatCAAACTTTAAAGTCATACTTTTTAAGTATATCTTACCTAAACCAGAATAAAAGCTCGTTAGTGTACATTTACCCATAATCTTGTAAACTTTTGTGTTTTCAAGCATTTCATTAGGGTGTTATTTCTCCTGTTTGTGCTAATCATAGAGGACGGTGAATCTTTTTAGGGTTAAAGTTTTAAGATTTAGGACTTGGGGGTTAAGTTTACGTTCTGTTTTGGTGGCTGCTTTAGAGTTTGATGACATTTCCCCTGTATTGGTTGTTATAGTTGTAGGATTGGGCAGATACTTACTAAGGATAACTTACTGAAAAAAATGGATGGGAAGTTAGAAGAGTTTTTCAATGGAAAATTCAAATAGTTTGATGACATTTCCCCAGTATTGGTTGTTAATAGTTGTAGGATTGGGCAGATACTAAGGATAACTTACTGAAAAAAATGGATGGAAGTTTGAAGAGTTTTTCAATggaaaattcaaattagagCTTTAAGAATTCATAAGAAGTGATGCCAAAACTAATGTCATCAAGAGTCATTATGTCATTAACTATATTCTCACTGTTTATCAATTGCTAGACTTTAGCCTCAAAACTtgccttttttaaaaatttattgtattatttattgtttgctTTGAAGGCTATTTgtcttttgcttttaaaaaaatctctaaattCTCAATCTCTACCTTCTAGAGGTCTTACTGTTTTTCGTTTGAGCTAAGACACACCCATGGGCCTATATTGTTTTGCAAGAGCTTCTGTCAAGTAATCTGTTACAAGAACATTGTGTTGTTCCATTGAATGGAAGATGACttgtaaatttgatatttttgcgACCATTGTAgttgtatttttgtaattgacaATTATTCCTATTTGGCAGGCTCCAGTCAAATAATTGCTCAATATTATCAGTTTATACGGCTTGGCTTTGAGGTAATTCCATCCTTTTGTTGTGTTGATCATAAAAAACTCTCAAGTTTCTTTGTGATACATTCCTCCTACTTTTATGACACTTTGCATGTACTATGAAATCCTGTTAATTTGTAAGTGTTCATATGGCATATTGTTAAAGTTCATCAGTTAAAGTTAGTTTGTTACCAGTAGACATTGACAAAATGAGGTTGAGAACTGATGCACCAAAATCGATCAGTTGTGATTGGATCAATTTTCTTGTTGTCTCAtgttttttggatattaaacTGACTAGTGTTTGCTAGATTTGAAATGATTCTGACTGCTcatatattcaataaaatgtACAATTTGGCCTGCATTTGTCCAGGAAAttacctttacttttatttcaagTCTCAAGGTATGTCCTTTTCTTGTCCTGTAAACTAGGGTTACAAGAACATTATGGAAAATTGCATGGGGAATGCTAGAGCGCTAAGAGAAGGATTAGAGAAAACAGGGCGCTTTGAAATTCTCTCCAAGGATGTTGGCGTACCCTTAGTAGCCTTTTCTTTGAAGGACAGCAGCGCACACACCGTGTTTGAGATATCCGAGGGTTTGAGAAAGTTTGGGTGGATAGTTCCGGCCTATACAATGCCTGCTAATGCTGAAAATGTGGCGGTTCTTCGGGTGGTTGTCAGGGAGGATTTCAGCCGTAGCTTGGTGGAAAGACTCATCTCACACATCGAGGAAGTTTTGAAGGAAATTGAATCGCTTCCAAGTCGTGTATCCACAAAAACTGCCCATGTCATACCCATGGTCAACGAAACTCAGGGTGATAAGCCACTTAAGAAGAGTGTGAGGGAGACTCAGGAGGAAGTCACCAGGCACTGGAAGAGGTTCGTGAAAGGCCGGAGAGCTGGAGCATGCTGAGGTTCCAAACATAAGATGAGACAAGATTTGTATGCTTGTTTGAATATTAAAGCTATTGCTTCTTCCTGTTTTCTGTATATTCGTACTTGAaggtgtgtttactttatgTGATTGTTGAAGcctatttatgttttcttgCACGCTTGTGAAGTGGCAAATAGAGGTATATGCTTATTGCTTATTACGTTgtctttcaataaattaattattgtcatcCTCTTTTATTACGTATTATTCCACTGGCAAAAAAGCAATAACGCAAGTTTTGTAGGTCAAAATGGTTTACATATATTA encodes:
- the LOC102611084 gene encoding glutamate decarboxylase 5-like encodes the protein MVISTTETDSREILSSTFASRYVRAAIPRFKMPDNSMPKEAAYQVINDELMLDGNPRLNLASFVTTWMEPECDKLVMASINKNYVDMDEYPVTTELQNRCVNMIAHLFNTPVADDKTAVGVGTVGSSEAIMLAGLAFKRKWQQKRKEQGKPYDKPNIVTGANVQVCWEKFARYFEVELKEVKLEQGYYVMNPVKAVELVDENTICVAAILGSTLTGEFEDVKLLHDLLTKKNEETGWDTPIHVDAASGGFIAPFLYPDLEWDFRLPLVKSINVSGHKYGLVYAGVGWVVWRTKDDLPDELVFHINYLGSDQPTFTLNFSKGSSQIIAQYYQFIRLGFEGYKNIMENCMGNARALREGLEKTGRFEILSKDVGVPLVAFSLKDSSAHTVFEISEGLRKFGWIVPAYTMPANAENVAVLRVVVREDFSRSLVERLISHIEEVLKEIESLPSRVSTKTAHVIPMVNETQGDKPLKKSVRETQEEVTRHWKRFVKGRRAGAC